One Streptomyces sp. RPA4-2 genomic window carries:
- a CDS encoding long-chain fatty acid--CoA ligase, with translation MSPREDAVLSTMQDVPLLISRILTHGSAIHGTSQVITWTGEGEPQRRSYAEIGARAAQLAHALREDLAVADDDRVATLMWNNAEHVEAYFAIPSMGAVLHTLNLRLPAEQLVFIVQHAADRVIIANGSLLPLLAPLLPQLPTVEHVVVSGPGDRSLLAGASVRVHEYEELIAGKPTAYDWPELDERAAAAMCYTSGTTGDPKGVVYSHRSIYLHSMQVNMTQSMGLTDEDTSLVVVPQFHVNAWGLPHATFMTGVNLLMPDRFLQPAPLAEMIEAERPTHAAAVPTIWQGLLGELHAKPRDVSSLTQVTIGGSACPPSLMEAFDTLGMRVCHAWGMTETSPLGTVARPPASVVGTAEEFAYRLTQGRFPAGVEARLTGPGGERLPWDGESAGELEVRGPWIAGAYYGGQGTEPLRPADKFSEDGWLKTGDVGTISHDGFLTLTDRAKDVIKSGGEWISSVDLENALMSHPDVAEAAVVAVPDDRWGERPLATVVLREGSTADFATLRAFLAAEGRIAKWQLPERWTIIGAVPKTSVGKFDKKVLRRQYAEGELDVTRL, from the coding sequence ATGTCGCCCCGGGAGGACGCCGTGCTGAGCACGATGCAGGATGTACCACTGCTGATCTCGAGGATCCTGACCCACGGGTCGGCCATCCACGGCACATCACAGGTGATCACCTGGACGGGTGAGGGAGAGCCGCAGCGCCGTTCCTACGCCGAGATCGGTGCCCGCGCGGCCCAGCTGGCGCACGCGCTGCGCGAGGACCTCGCGGTCGCGGACGACGACCGTGTCGCGACCCTCATGTGGAACAACGCCGAACATGTCGAGGCGTACTTCGCGATCCCCTCCATGGGCGCGGTCCTGCACACCCTCAACCTCCGCCTCCCCGCGGAGCAGTTGGTGTTCATCGTCCAGCACGCCGCCGACCGCGTGATCATCGCCAACGGTTCCCTGCTGCCCCTGCTCGCACCACTGCTCCCCCAGCTGCCGACGGTGGAGCACGTCGTCGTGTCGGGTCCCGGCGACCGTTCCCTGCTCGCCGGAGCGAGCGTGCGGGTGCACGAGTACGAGGAGCTCATCGCGGGGAAGCCGACCGCCTACGACTGGCCCGAGCTGGACGAACGCGCCGCCGCGGCCATGTGCTACACCTCCGGCACGACCGGCGACCCCAAGGGCGTCGTCTACTCCCACCGCTCGATCTACCTGCACTCCATGCAGGTCAACATGACGCAGTCGATGGGCCTCACGGACGAGGACACCTCGCTCGTCGTGGTCCCGCAGTTCCACGTCAACGCGTGGGGGCTGCCGCACGCCACGTTCATGACCGGCGTGAACCTCCTCATGCCGGACCGCTTCCTGCAGCCCGCGCCGCTCGCCGAGATGATCGAGGCCGAGCGGCCGACGCACGCCGCGGCCGTCCCCACCATCTGGCAGGGACTGCTCGGCGAACTGCACGCCAAGCCCCGGGACGTCTCCTCCCTCACTCAGGTCACGATCGGCGGCTCGGCCTGTCCGCCGTCGCTCATGGAGGCCTTCGACACGCTGGGGATGCGGGTCTGCCACGCCTGGGGCATGACGGAGACGTCCCCGCTGGGCACCGTCGCCCGGCCGCCGGCCAGTGTCGTGGGCACCGCGGAGGAGTTCGCCTACCGCCTCACCCAGGGCCGATTCCCGGCCGGTGTCGAGGCCCGTCTCACCGGCCCCGGCGGTGAACGGCTGCCCTGGGACGGCGAGTCCGCGGGTGAGCTGGAGGTGCGCGGTCCGTGGATCGCCGGCGCCTACTACGGCGGCCAGGGCACCGAGCCTCTCCGGCCCGCCGACAAGTTCAGCGAGGATGGCTGGCTCAAGACCGGTGACGTCGGCACCATCAGCCACGACGGCTTCCTGACCCTCACCGACCGGGCCAAGGACGTCATCAAGTCGGGCGGCGAGTGGATCTCGTCGGTCGACCTGGAGAACGCGCTGATGTCCCACCCGGACGTCGCCGAGGCCGCCGTCGTCGCCGTCCCCGACGACAGGTGGGGCGAGCGCCCCCTCGCCACCGTCGTCCTCAGGGAGGGCTCCACCGCCGACTTCGCGACGCTGCGCGCCTTCCTCGCCGCCGAGGGCAGGATCGCCAAGTGGCAGCTCCCCGAGCGCTGGACGATCATCGGGGCGGTCCCCAAGACGAGCGTCGGCAAGTTCGACAAGAAGGTGCTGCGCAGGCAGTACGCCGAGGGCGAGCTGGACGTGACCAGGCTCTGA
- a CDS encoding SigE family RNA polymerase sigma factor, whose amino-acid sequence MTTPVCTSGANVATRTFPYPSYPSYPSFASYMKARQPVLLRTARSLTPNPSDAEDLLQTALTKTYVAWERIEDHRALDGYVRRALLNTRTSQWRKRKVDEFVCAELPEPDGVPAGDPAEQQALRDAMWRAIMKLPARQRAMVVLRYYEDLSEAQTAVVLGVSIGTVKSAVSRALGKLREDPELEPVR is encoded by the coding sequence ATGACCACACCCGTCTGCACCAGCGGTGCGAACGTCGCGACGCGGACCTTCCCGTACCCGTCGTACCCGTCCTACCCGTCGTTCGCGTCGTACATGAAGGCTCGTCAGCCGGTGCTGCTGCGTACCGCCCGGTCACTGACCCCCAACCCGAGCGACGCGGAGGATCTGCTGCAGACCGCGCTGACCAAGACGTATGTCGCGTGGGAGCGGATCGAGGACCACCGGGCGCTCGACGGTTACGTGCGGCGGGCGCTGCTGAACACGCGTACGTCGCAGTGGCGCAAGCGCAAGGTCGACGAGTTCGTGTGCGCCGAGCTGCCGGAGCCCGATGGCGTGCCGGCCGGGGACCCCGCCGAGCAGCAGGCGCTGCGTGACGCGATGTGGCGCGCGATCATGAAGCTGCCGGCGCGGCAGCGGGCCATGGTCGTCCTGCGGTACTACGAGGACCTGAGCGAGGCACAGACGGCGGTGGTGCTCGGCGTCTCCATCGGGACGGTGAAGTCGGCCGTGTCGCGGGCGCTGGGCAAGCTGCGTGAGGATCCCGAACTGGAGCCCGTGCGCTGA
- a CDS encoding lipid-transfer protein codes for MSVRTRDRLGGRAAIVGIGATEFSKDSGRSELRLAVEAVRAALDDAGLTPADVDGMVTFTMDTSPEITVAQAAGIGELSFFSRIHYGGGAACATVQQAALAVAAGVAEVVVCYRAFNERSGRRFGAGVREREPSAEGVALGWALPFGLLTPASWVAMAAQRYLHRYGLTPEAFGPVAVVDRKYAATNPAAYFHGRPITLAEHAASRWIVEPLRLLDCCQETDGGQALVVTSVERARDLPRPPAVITAAAQGAGRAQEQMTSFYRDDLSGLPEMGVVARQLWRTSGLTPADIDVAILYDHFTPFVLMQLEEFGFCGPGEAADFVAAECLPLNTHGGQLGEAYLHGMNGVAEAVRQLRGTSVNQIRGARRTLVTAGTGVPTSGLILGADGEERAPGVS; via the coding sequence ATGAGCGTACGGACGCGGGACCGCCTCGGCGGGCGGGCGGCGATCGTCGGGATCGGGGCCACCGAGTTCTCCAAGGACTCCGGGCGCAGCGAGCTGCGGCTCGCCGTGGAGGCGGTGCGGGCGGCGCTCGACGACGCGGGCCTGACACCCGCGGACGTGGACGGGATGGTGACGTTCACGATGGACACCAGCCCGGAGATCACCGTCGCCCAGGCGGCCGGGATCGGCGAGCTGTCCTTCTTCTCGCGCATCCACTACGGGGGCGGCGCGGCCTGTGCGACCGTCCAGCAGGCGGCGCTCGCGGTGGCGGCGGGCGTGGCCGAGGTGGTGGTCTGCTACCGGGCGTTCAACGAACGGTCGGGACGGAGATTCGGCGCCGGGGTGCGGGAGCGGGAGCCGTCGGCCGAGGGGGTGGCGCTCGGCTGGGCCCTCCCGTTCGGGCTGCTCACCCCCGCCTCCTGGGTGGCGATGGCGGCCCAGCGGTATCTGCACAGGTACGGGCTGACACCCGAGGCCTTCGGCCCGGTCGCGGTGGTGGACCGGAAGTACGCGGCGACGAACCCGGCGGCGTACTTCCACGGCAGGCCGATCACCCTCGCCGAGCACGCCGCCTCGCGGTGGATCGTGGAGCCGCTGAGACTGCTGGACTGCTGCCAGGAGACGGACGGCGGCCAGGCGCTGGTGGTCACCTCGGTGGAGCGGGCCCGGGATCTGCCGCGCCCGCCCGCGGTGATCACGGCGGCCGCCCAGGGTGCCGGCCGGGCACAGGAGCAGATGACGAGCTTCTACCGGGACGATTTGAGCGGGCTTCCGGAGATGGGAGTGGTGGCCCGGCAGCTGTGGCGGACCTCGGGGCTGACCCCCGCGGACATCGACGTGGCGATCCTCTACGACCACTTCACACCGTTCGTGCTGATGCAGCTGGAGGAGTTCGGGTTCTGCGGGCCGGGGGAGGCCGCGGACTTCGTCGCCGCGGAGTGCCTGCCGCTGAACACCCACGGAGGGCAGCTCGGGGAGGCGTATCTGCACGGGATGAACGGGGTGGCGGAAGCGGTGCGGCAGCTGCGGGGCACGTCCGTGAACCAGATACGGGGTGCCCGCCGCACCCTGGTCACCGCGGGTACCGGAGTTCCCACCTCGGGGCTGATCCTGGGGGCGGACGGGGAGGAACGGGCGCCCGGGGTCTCGTGA
- a CDS encoding MaoC family dehydratase: MTADEDAPRTERADDPPRTKPGDELPPLEIEVTRTLIVAGAIASRDYQDVHHDPELARRKGSPDIFMNILTTNGLVGRYITDHFGPDAVLRKVAIRLGAPNYPGDTMVLTGTVEEVSGDTATVRVVGANGIGRHVTATVTVTLPAGGAA; the protein is encoded by the coding sequence ATGACGGCCGACGAGGACGCGCCGAGGACGGAGCGCGCCGACGATCCACCGAGGACGAAGCCCGGTGACGAACTGCCGCCGCTGGAGATCGAGGTCACGCGCACGCTGATCGTGGCCGGCGCCATCGCCTCGCGGGACTACCAGGACGTGCACCACGACCCGGAGCTGGCGCGGCGGAAGGGATCCCCCGACATCTTCATGAACATCCTGACCACCAACGGCCTGGTCGGCAGGTACATCACGGACCACTTCGGACCGGACGCCGTCCTGCGCAAGGTCGCCATCCGGCTCGGAGCCCCCAACTACCCGGGCGACACGATGGTGTTGACCGGCACGGTCGAGGAGGTCTCGGGCGACACGGCGACGGTCCGGGTCGTCGGGGCGAACGGCATCGGCAGACATGTGACCGCGACGGTGACGGTCACCCTCCCGGCCGGGGGCGCGGCATGA
- a CDS encoding acyl-CoA dehydrogenase family protein — MDFTPTEEQAAARDLAARIFGDLATHERLSAAGTGGDAELWKALCAAGLMGAVAETGLLGLVLLLEEQGRTTAQVPFAASGVYGLLAVAAHGSPEQRERLLPGIGDGTVVVCGAVSPPSPVRATDSGRLSGAVPVVPWLRDATHVLVADDRRRLWLVRTVDARCEPVELTAPWSAGRLTLDGTPGERLGERLGAGTVRERDGHTEGVHADVLATARTAFAGLQAGVCAGSLARAVEHTNTREQFGRPLATKQAVQLRAADAYLDTEAIRVTAYEAAWRRDEGLPYVTHALTAAWWASEAGRRVVHTGQHLHGGTGADLEHPVHRHFLWGRQLDAYLGCGDEVLQELGELLVRGEGGA; from the coding sequence ATGGACTTCACGCCCACGGAGGAGCAGGCGGCGGCTCGCGACCTGGCCGCCCGGATCTTCGGGGACCTCGCCACGCACGAGCGGCTGTCCGCCGCCGGGACCGGCGGCGACGCCGAGTTGTGGAAGGCGCTGTGCGCGGCTGGGTTGATGGGAGCCGTGGCGGAGACCGGGCTCCTCGGTCTGGTGCTCCTTCTGGAGGAGCAGGGGCGGACCACGGCCCAGGTGCCGTTCGCGGCGAGCGGTGTGTACGGACTGCTGGCGGTGGCGGCGCACGGTTCGCCGGAGCAGCGGGAGCGGCTGCTGCCCGGGATCGGGGACGGGACGGTGGTGGTGTGCGGCGCGGTCTCCCCGCCGTCACCGGTCCGCGCGACGGATTCGGGGCGGCTGAGCGGCGCCGTCCCGGTGGTGCCGTGGTTGCGGGACGCCACCCATGTGCTCGTCGCCGACGACCGGCGTCGGCTGTGGCTGGTGCGGACCGTCGACGCGCGGTGCGAGCCGGTCGAGCTGACGGCGCCCTGGTCGGCGGGACGGCTCACCCTCGACGGCACTCCGGGCGAACGGCTGGGCGAGCGGCTGGGCGCGGGGACGGTACGGGAGCGGGACGGGCACACCGAGGGCGTCCACGCGGACGTGCTCGCCACCGCCCGGACCGCCTTCGCCGGGCTGCAGGCCGGAGTGTGCGCGGGGTCGCTGGCGCGCGCGGTGGAGCACACCAACACGCGCGAGCAGTTCGGGCGCCCGCTCGCCACCAAACAGGCGGTGCAACTCAGGGCGGCCGACGCGTACTTGGACACCGAGGCGATCCGGGTGACGGCGTACGAGGCGGCCTGGCGGCGTGACGAGGGGCTGCCCTACGTGACGCACGCCCTGACGGCCGCCTGGTGGGCCTCCGAGGCGGGGCGACGGGTCGTGCACACGGGCCAGCATCTGCACGGCGGCACCGGAGCCGATCTGGAGCACCCCGTGCACCGGCACTTCCTGTGGGGCCGGCAGCTGGACGCCTATCTGGGATGCGGGGACGAAGTGCTTCAGGAGCTGGGGGAGTTGCTTGTGCGCGGCGAAGGAGGGGCATGA
- a CDS encoding bifunctional MaoC family dehydratase N-terminal/OB-fold nucleic acid binding domain-containing protein, which produces MSGAPAGPTARLKEYEGRVATVAGTGRDPVNRPMIRHWCEAMDDTNPAYEGPDAIAPPTMLQAWTMGGLSGQVRRAGPFDDLLGLLDDAGCTSVVATDCEQEYLRPLRPGDEITYDTVIESVSERKKTRLGTGYFVTTRMEVRSAGELVGTHRFRILKYAPAQGRPRSARPRPVVNRDNAGFWEGVSRHELLIQRCAACGTLRLPWLPGCGACGCPEWDTVGASGEGTVYSYVVMHHPPFPAFDPPYAVGLIELSEGVRIVSNVTGVPYDKVRIGMPVRLEFEWYDEEVVLPVFRAADGTEGGER; this is translated from the coding sequence GTGAGCGGCGCACCGGCCGGGCCGACGGCGCGGCTCAAGGAGTACGAGGGCCGGGTGGCCACCGTCGCGGGCACCGGCAGGGACCCGGTCAACCGGCCGATGATCCGGCACTGGTGCGAGGCGATGGACGACACCAATCCGGCGTACGAGGGACCTGACGCCATCGCGCCGCCCACGATGCTCCAGGCGTGGACGATGGGGGGCCTCTCCGGACAGGTGAGGCGCGCGGGCCCGTTCGACGATCTGCTCGGACTGCTCGACGACGCCGGGTGCACCTCGGTGGTCGCCACCGACTGCGAGCAGGAGTACCTGCGGCCGCTGCGGCCAGGGGACGAGATCACCTACGACACCGTCATCGAATCGGTCTCCGAGCGTAAGAAGACCCGGCTCGGCACGGGGTATTTCGTCACGACCCGGATGGAGGTGCGGTCGGCCGGCGAGCTCGTGGGCACGCACCGCTTCCGGATCCTCAAGTACGCCCCGGCGCAGGGCAGGCCGAGGAGCGCCCGACCACGGCCGGTCGTCAACCGGGACAACGCCGGGTTCTGGGAGGGCGTGAGCCGGCACGAGCTGCTGATCCAGCGGTGCGCCGCCTGCGGGACGCTGCGCCTTCCCTGGCTGCCGGGGTGCGGTGCCTGCGGCTGTCCGGAGTGGGACACCGTCGGGGCGAGCGGTGAGGGGACCGTCTACTCGTACGTCGTCATGCACCACCCGCCCTTCCCGGCCTTCGATCCTCCTTACGCGGTCGGTCTGATCGAGCTGTCCGAGGGCGTGCGGATCGTGAGCAACGTGACGGGGGTGCCGTACGACAAGGTGCGGATCGGGATGCCGGTGCGGCTCGAGTTCGAGTGGTACGACGAGGAAGTGGTCCTGCCGGTCTTCCGGGCCGCGGACGGCACCGAGGGGGGTGAGCGCTGA
- a CDS encoding acyl-CoA dehydrogenase family protein yields MHLAPTERQRRLRAELRAYFRDLMPEGPPPAREPDRRRALLRRIGADGLLGIGWPTAYGGQGRGADEQFVFFDEAYRAGAPVSMVTLNTVGPTLIKYGDEEQKRYFLPRILSGDLVFAIGYSEPSAGTDLAALRTCAQRDGTDFLVHGQKIFTSNAQHADWIWLACRTDPDAPRHRGISILLVPTDDPGFSWTPIETVGGLTTTATYYDGIRVPASRLVGEENRGWQLITDQLNHERVALAAIGMQAEDFYTAALEAARTPDPVTGRRRVDEPWVRSRLAEAHARLAASRLLNWRLVADVGAGRLAPGDAGGVKVAGTESAVETYRICQHIVGSDALVRSGSPGVFGDGELERMNRAAQINTFGGGVSEVQREIVATMRLGMTRGRR; encoded by the coding sequence GTGCACCTCGCCCCCACCGAGCGCCAGCGACGGCTGCGCGCCGAGCTGCGCGCGTACTTCCGGGACCTGATGCCCGAAGGGCCCCCGCCCGCCCGCGAGCCCGACCGCCGGCGCGCGCTGCTGCGCCGCATCGGTGCCGACGGACTGCTCGGCATCGGCTGGCCGACCGCGTACGGGGGACAAGGGCGCGGCGCCGACGAGCAGTTCGTGTTCTTCGACGAGGCGTACCGGGCCGGCGCACCGGTGTCGATGGTCACGCTGAACACGGTCGGTCCGACGCTCATCAAGTACGGCGACGAGGAGCAGAAGAGGTACTTCCTGCCGCGCATCCTGAGCGGCGACCTCGTCTTCGCGATCGGCTACTCGGAGCCCTCGGCCGGAACGGACCTGGCCGCGCTGCGCACCTGCGCGCAGCGGGACGGCACGGACTTCCTGGTCCACGGGCAGAAGATCTTCACCTCCAACGCCCAGCACGCCGACTGGATCTGGCTCGCCTGCCGCACCGACCCCGACGCGCCCCGGCACCGGGGCATCTCCATCCTCCTCGTCCCCACGGACGATCCCGGGTTCTCCTGGACACCGATCGAGACGGTCGGCGGCCTGACCACCACGGCCACGTACTACGACGGCATCCGCGTCCCCGCCTCCCGGCTGGTCGGCGAGGAGAACCGCGGCTGGCAGCTGATCACCGACCAGCTCAACCACGAGCGCGTCGCCCTCGCCGCCATCGGCATGCAGGCCGAGGACTTCTACACGGCCGCGCTGGAAGCGGCGCGCACACCCGATCCAGTGACGGGGCGGCGCCGGGTTGACGAGCCCTGGGTGCGTTCGCGGCTGGCCGAGGCGCACGCGCGGCTGGCGGCATCACGCCTGCTCAACTGGCGTCTGGTGGCGGATGTGGGGGCCGGTCGCCTGGCGCCGGGCGACGCCGGCGGCGTGAAGGTCGCGGGAACGGAATCGGCCGTCGAGACGTATCGCATATGTCAGCACATCGTGGGTTCCGACGCGCTGGTGCGTTCCGGTTCACCGGGGGTGTTCGGGGACGGCGAGCTGGAGCGGATGAACAGGGCGGCGCAGATCAACACGTTCGGGGGCGGGGTGAGCGAGGTGCAGCGGGAGATCGTGGCGACCATGCGGCTGGGGATGACGAGGGGGCGGCGGTGA
- a CDS encoding bifunctional DNA primase/polymerase: MATIDRQATTVALAHALSAAERGLAVIPLSRTKLPALRSPHRADPDPTTPPCHGECGRFGHGVYDASTDPRRIRALFAAAPWSTGYGIACGLDPHHLIGIDLDTKAGTDSSTALRELALRHLFTIPDTVVVVTPSGGRHLWLTGPPDVVVPNSASRLAPGIDIRGAGGYLVGPGSRTEHGVYGTAPGTAHLAPAPCPGELLRLLTPPPRTRHRTPPTTGHQGEGLIQFVLAAHAGQRNTRLFWAACRAYENGIGPDLTPALVEAAVRTGLTAHEARSTIASASRMSFRHPGLPRN; encoded by the coding sequence ATGGCCACCATCGACCGGCAGGCCACGACCGTGGCCCTGGCCCATGCCCTGTCCGCCGCCGAGCGCGGCCTCGCGGTGATCCCGCTGTCCCGTACGAAACTCCCGGCCCTGCGCTCACCCCACCGCGCCGACCCCGACCCGACGACCCCGCCCTGCCACGGCGAATGCGGCCGCTTCGGGCACGGCGTGTACGACGCCTCCACCGACCCCCGACGCATCCGCGCGCTCTTCGCCGCCGCCCCCTGGTCCACCGGCTACGGCATCGCCTGCGGCCTCGACCCGCACCACCTCATCGGCATCGACCTCGACACCAAGGCCGGCACGGACTCCTCCACCGCCCTGCGTGAACTGGCCCTGCGCCACCTGTTCACCATCCCCGACACCGTCGTCGTCGTGACCCCGAGCGGCGGCCGCCACCTCTGGCTGACCGGGCCACCGGACGTCGTCGTCCCCAACTCGGCGAGCCGGCTGGCTCCCGGCATCGACATCCGCGGCGCCGGCGGCTACCTGGTCGGCCCCGGCTCACGCACCGAACACGGCGTGTACGGCACGGCGCCGGGCACCGCCCACCTCGCGCCCGCGCCCTGCCCGGGTGAACTTCTGCGCCTGCTCACGCCCCCACCCCGTACACGCCACCGCACGCCTCCCACAACCGGCCATCAGGGCGAGGGACTGATCCAGTTCGTCCTCGCCGCCCACGCGGGCCAGCGCAACACCCGCCTGTTCTGGGCGGCTTGCCGGGCCTACGAGAACGGCATCGGTCCCGACCTGACCCCCGCCCTCGTGGAGGCCGCCGTCCGCACCGGCCTCACCGCACACGAGGCCCGCTCGACGATCGCGTCGGCGTCCCGGATGTCGTTCCGGCATCCCGGGCTCCCACGGAACTGA
- a CDS encoding calcium-binding protein, which translates to MAPLTCANATPTIVGTNRADLLIGTPGNDVIFGLGGSDVIDGRGGNDILCGGTGNDRIGGGDGNDRVEGEDGADVLTGGNGNDALFGGNGPDVLDGGPGTNTNNGGPGLNVCVRPLNGPGCTV; encoded by the coding sequence ATGGCTCCTCTCACCTGTGCCAACGCCACACCCACCATCGTCGGGACCAACCGCGCCGACCTCCTCATCGGCACGCCCGGCAACGACGTCATCTTCGGCCTCGGCGGCAGCGACGTCATCGACGGCCGTGGCGGCAACGACATCCTGTGCGGCGGAACCGGCAACGACCGCATCGGCGGCGGCGACGGGAACGACCGCGTCGAGGGCGAAGACGGTGCCGACGTCCTCACCGGCGGCAACGGCAACGACGCCCTCTTCGGAGGCAACGGCCCCGACGTCCTCGACGGCGGCCCCGGCACCAACACCAACAACGGCGGACCCGGCCTGAACGTCTGCGTCCGCCCCCTCAACGGTCCCGGCTGCACCGTCTGA
- a CDS encoding LysR family transcriptional regulator: MLERAEIETFLTLAEELHFGRTAERLCVTTGRVSQVIRKLERRIGGMLFERTSRSVRVTAIGRQLADDLVPLVVGMEEALRRAADASRGVTGELRVAFLGEWTAPALLRAVQLFSERHSDCRVDVREVQLSNSRASLLDGSVDVLIASFPFDGMACGPALLTEKRVLAVAAGHPLAGAESVSLEVLAEHPVVQYPEVTSAGFKRDRTPEHTPLGRPVPKGPAGGSFSEMLTLVAMGRGVLPVGEHSRRYYPRPDVAYVPLHDARPIERGPVWLEGNTTERVREFVRAAADVAQQLPIA, from the coding sequence ATGCTGGAACGGGCGGAGATCGAGACCTTCCTGACGCTTGCCGAGGAACTGCACTTCGGTCGTACCGCCGAGCGCCTGTGCGTCACGACCGGGCGGGTCAGTCAGGTGATCAGGAAACTTGAACGACGGATCGGCGGCATGCTGTTCGAGCGGACGAGCAGAAGCGTTCGCGTCACAGCGATCGGGCGGCAGTTGGCCGATGACCTGGTGCCCCTGGTCGTCGGGATGGAGGAGGCGCTCCGAAGGGCCGCCGATGCCAGTCGCGGTGTCACGGGAGAACTGCGGGTCGCTTTTCTCGGGGAGTGGACGGCACCCGCGCTCCTGAGGGCGGTCCAGCTCTTCAGCGAGCGCCACTCCGACTGCAGGGTCGATGTGCGGGAGGTGCAGCTGTCCAACTCCCGGGCGAGCCTGCTGGACGGCTCGGTGGACGTCCTCATCGCCTCGTTCCCGTTCGACGGAATGGCCTGTGGGCCGGCGCTGCTGACGGAGAAACGGGTGCTCGCCGTCGCGGCCGGCCATCCGCTCGCGGGCGCGGAGTCGGTGTCGCTCGAAGTGCTCGCGGAGCACCCGGTGGTGCAGTACCCGGAGGTGACCTCGGCCGGGTTCAAACGGGATCGCACACCGGAGCACACCCCGCTGGGCAGGCCGGTTCCGAAAGGACCGGCCGGAGGATCGTTCTCCGAGATGCTCACGCTGGTCGCGATGGGCAGGGGCGTCCTGCCCGTCGGAGAACATTCCCGACGTTACTACCCTCGACCGGACGTCGCCTATGTGCCTCTCCATGACGCACGACCGATCGAGCGGGGACCGGTCTGGCTGGAAGGGAACACCACGGAGCGCGTACGCGAGTTCGTACGGGCCGCGGCGGACGTCGCCCAGCAGCTGCCGATTGCATGA
- a CDS encoding VOC family protein: MRVRAFDHLVLNVGDVERSLDFYTGLLGLEPVRVAEWRAGKVSFPSVRITPESIIDLVGRPRAGSNVDHICLTVEPLDWDEFITSGTFTVLEGPVDRFGARGTATSVYVQDPDGNTVELRWYPQDAAV; encoded by the coding sequence CTGCGCGTGAGGGCGTTCGACCATCTGGTTCTCAACGTCGGGGATGTCGAGCGGTCCCTGGACTTCTACACCGGACTCCTCGGCCTGGAACCGGTACGCGTTGCCGAGTGGCGAGCCGGCAAGGTCTCGTTCCCCTCGGTGAGAATTACCCCTGAGTCCATCATCGACCTGGTCGGTCGCCCTCGGGCAGGATCCAACGTCGACCACATCTGTCTCACCGTGGAACCGCTGGACTGGGACGAGTTCATCACGTCGGGAACCTTCACCGTCCTGGAAGGTCCCGTCGACCGCTTCGGCGCCCGCGGCACCGCCACGTCGGTCTACGTCCAGGACCCGGACGGCAACACCGTGGAACTCCGCTGGTACCCGCAGGACGCCGCGGTCTGA